From the Leptospira biflexa serovar Patoc strain 'Patoc 1 (Paris)' genome, one window contains:
- a CDS encoding LpxI family protein, with translation MVSKGRLAIIAGDGELPHIGMKEALLAGEDPLFLGLIESDFSPRGQESRTIPVHITQVGKILKTIQKEKISRILMLGKVRKDLLFQKLKFDLKALSILARTINRNDYPIFLAIAEEFEAMGVKVISQKIYLKSLLLPEGRYTPKKFSTQELKDIMFGMEYAEKMADLDIGQMVVVSDESVIAVEAVEGTDETIRRGGLYTKKKGDAVVCKSPKTKQDERFDLPTIGIHTFQVMLESGCKTLCIREGETLVVNPKEVIEFATKHKLNFCVLGKNGNKVLNGSQKKITPI, from the coding sequence TTGGTTTCAAAAGGTAGATTGGCAATCATCGCTGGTGACGGAGAGCTCCCTCACATTGGAATGAAGGAGGCACTTCTTGCAGGCGAGGATCCACTCTTCCTTGGCCTCATCGAATCCGATTTTTCCCCCAGAGGACAGGAGTCTCGTACCATTCCAGTCCACATCACACAAGTGGGGAAAATTTTAAAAACCATCCAAAAGGAAAAGATCTCGCGGATCCTCATGCTTGGGAAAGTGAGAAAGGACCTTCTCTTCCAAAAACTCAAATTTGACCTCAAAGCCCTCTCTATCTTAGCAAGAACCATCAACCGCAATGACTACCCCATTTTCCTTGCCATCGCCGAGGAATTTGAAGCGATGGGGGTGAAAGTGATCTCACAAAAGATCTATCTCAAATCACTACTCCTTCCAGAAGGTCGTTACACTCCTAAAAAATTCTCAACGCAAGAGTTGAAAGACATCATGTTTGGGATGGAATACGCTGAAAAAATGGCCGATTTAGACATTGGCCAAATGGTGGTCGTGAGCGACGAATCCGTGATTGCTGTGGAAGCTGTGGAAGGCACCGATGAAACCATTCGCCGTGGTGGCCTTTACACCAAAAAAAAGGGAGATGCGGTCGTCTGCAAAAGCCCCAAAACAAAACAAGACGAACGATTTGATTTACCCACAATTGGAATTCATACCTTTCAGGTGATGTTAGAAAGTGGATGTAAAACATTATGCATCCGTGAAGGAGAAACCCTTGTGGTCAATCCCAAGGAAGTGATCGAATTTGCCACAAAACACAAATTAAACTTTTGTGTCCTCGGTAAAAATGGAAATAAGGTTCTCAATGGTAGCCAAAAAAAAATCACACCGATCTAA
- the lpxB gene encoding lipid-A-disaccharide synthase yields the protein MVAKKKSHRSNTKKNILVIAGEHSGDLIGADLLLELKMIEPEFHFYGVGGEGMIQNGLESLEEMENLSVIGFSEAIKKYSFLKKVFHRLLEETSHRPTQLAVLIDYPGFNLRLAEELKKRGIPTVFYVSPQIWAWKFKRIYFIKEHIALMLTLFRFEEEIYHEYGVNAKFVGHPITKRIPEKLKKEPNIPEKLPDPHHGYTVGLLPGSRKGEIHRLIDPILGTAVLLHEQCKLEKKKIVFLVPNINQKEETFLLQKIEAIKLSHPDIQIHYLWNSSLRVMEASDLLLIASGTATLEGLYFETPMVILYKVSLFTYFLGSLLIKSKFIGLANILCGEEVCREITQNECRPEYIVKEAWKILSNTKLRNKIKGILREAKERELGTMNASKKAAKEIQNLIKLLPAD from the coding sequence ATGGTAGCCAAAAAAAAATCACACCGATCTAATACAAAAAAAAATATCCTAGTCATAGCAGGCGAACATTCCGGAGACCTCATCGGTGCGGATCTTTTGTTAGAACTCAAAATGATCGAACCCGAATTCCATTTTTATGGAGTTGGGGGAGAGGGAATGATCCAAAACGGCCTCGAATCTTTAGAAGAGATGGAAAATTTAAGTGTGATTGGATTTTCAGAAGCGATCAAAAAGTATAGTTTTCTTAAAAAAGTATTCCATCGTTTATTAGAGGAAACGTCACATAGGCCCACTCAACTTGCTGTATTAATTGATTATCCTGGATTTAACCTGCGTCTAGCGGAGGAACTAAAAAAAAGAGGGATCCCAACAGTATTTTATGTTTCCCCGCAGATCTGGGCTTGGAAATTCAAACGAATCTATTTTATCAAAGAACATATCGCTCTCATGCTCACACTGTTTCGATTTGAGGAAGAGATTTACCATGAATACGGTGTGAATGCAAAATTTGTGGGCCACCCCATCACAAAACGAATCCCTGAAAAGTTAAAAAAAGAACCAAACATCCCAGAAAAATTACCAGACCCTCACCACGGTTATACGGTGGGACTATTACCCGGATCGAGAAAGGGAGAGATCCATCGACTCATTGATCCCATCCTTGGGACGGCTGTATTACTCCACGAACAATGTAAGTTAGAAAAGAAAAAAATTGTATTTTTAGTACCGAACATCAATCAAAAAGAAGAAACGTTTTTATTACAAAAAATAGAAGCAATCAAACTTTCCCACCCCGACATCCAAATCCATTACCTATGGAATTCTTCGCTCCGCGTAATGGAAGCCAGTGACCTACTCCTCATTGCCTCTGGGACAGCTACATTAGAAGGATTGTATTTTGAAACACCGATGGTGATTTTATATAAAGTAAGTTTGTTTACATATTTCCTTGGATCACTCCTGATCAAGTCCAAGTTCATTGGTTTAGCCAATATTCTTTGTGGAGAGGAAGTTTGCCGAGAGATCACTCAAAATGAATGTAGGCCAGAATACATAGTGAAGGAAGCTTGGAAAATTCTTTCCAATACAAAATTACGAAACAAAATCAAAGGGATCTTAAGAGAAGCAAAAGAAAGAGAATTGGGAACAATGAACGCATCCAAAAAAGCAGCCAAAGAAATCCAAAATCTAATCAAACTACTTCCTGCGGATTAA
- a CDS encoding ATP-dependent helicase, which yields MKLNAAQMEAVSTIQGPLLVFAGAGSGKTRVITNRIAHMVEGVKIPASKIVALSFTNKSAKEMAERLRKMVPREKLKGITLSTFHSLGLKILKEHIGKLGYNETFLLFNGTDQEAFVSDLLKSKRLDPKKVPPREILRRISYAKNTQVHPKDNGLTGEFDLVAAEIFPLYEDGLKEKNAIDFDDLILLPKRLLAEFPEIAAYYQRKHEYFLVDEFQDTNQLQYEFLSLFRGNSDNLCVVGDDDQSIYAFRGSNVQLILNFEREFPHAKVVRLLENYRSTSLIIQAANSLIQNNIGRKEKTLYSRIPSAERVEYYETADEREEAIFVAGRIQTLLIKNEFKGKEIAILFRTNFQSRPFEEELRNRSIPYKVVGGYNFFDRKEIRDCISYLRYVANPKDDYSLLRIINYPKRGIGPGTMQKLQEEAFTHKLSLYEIFHKMIESPDYLPEVKAKVRQEIYQFVEMVDAFKKKFAMSQKLAPVLREMITQIGFEREISMEETEEKVVKARIYNLSELVNMLSFFEEEEGREGKATIFDFLQRLVLLMEDEPKEDEEDRRVQLLTMHQSKGLEYDLVFLVGLEEGILPNSRVIEEEGEVVDEERRLLYVGMTRPRRKLYLTSARTRRKFGEQIESAPSRFLNELSQDAVLFFPMETKDRDTETKNFLEELDKLKVG from the coding sequence ATGAAATTGAATGCGGCACAAATGGAAGCAGTCTCTACCATCCAAGGCCCTCTTCTTGTCTTTGCTGGGGCAGGGTCAGGGAAAACGAGGGTCATCACCAACCGCATCGCACATATGGTGGAAGGGGTCAAAATCCCGGCGAGTAAAATTGTTGCCCTTTCCTTCACCAATAAAAGTGCCAAAGAGATGGCGGAACGCCTTCGGAAAATGGTCCCTCGGGAAAAACTGAAAGGGATCACACTTTCCACCTTTCATTCGTTAGGTTTAAAAATATTAAAAGAACATATCGGAAAACTAGGGTATAACGAAACCTTTTTACTCTTCAATGGAACCGACCAAGAAGCCTTTGTTTCCGACCTTTTAAAGTCCAAACGACTTGATCCCAAAAAAGTCCCTCCCAGGGAAATTTTACGCCGGATCTCCTATGCCAAAAACACACAAGTCCATCCAAAAGATAATGGTCTCACAGGAGAGTTTGACCTTGTAGCCGCAGAAATTTTCCCTCTCTATGAGGATGGCTTAAAAGAAAAAAATGCCATTGACTTTGATGATTTGATTTTACTTCCGAAACGTCTGCTTGCTGAATTTCCAGAGATTGCTGCCTATTACCAAAGGAAACATGAATACTTCCTAGTGGATGAATTCCAAGACACGAACCAATTGCAGTATGAATTTTTATCTCTCTTTCGTGGCAATAGTGATAACCTTTGTGTGGTGGGGGATGACGACCAGAGTATCTATGCCTTCCGCGGTTCCAACGTACAACTCATTTTGAATTTTGAAAGGGAATTCCCTCATGCCAAAGTGGTGAGGCTTCTCGAAAATTACCGTTCCACATCCCTTATCATCCAAGCCGCCAACTCCCTCATCCAAAACAACATTGGCCGAAAGGAAAAAACTCTCTATAGCCGGATCCCTTCCGCCGAACGCGTGGAATACTATGAAACGGCAGATGAAAGGGAAGAAGCGATTTTTGTGGCAGGAAGGATCCAAACTCTCCTCATCAAAAACGAATTCAAAGGGAAAGAGATTGCCATCCTATTTCGAACGAACTTCCAATCCCGACCTTTTGAAGAGGAACTTCGGAACCGAAGCATTCCGTACAAGGTAGTGGGTGGGTATAATTTTTTTGACCGAAAGGAAATCAGGGATTGTATCTCGTATCTTCGGTACGTCGCAAACCCGAAAGATGATTATTCCCTCCTTCGGATCATCAACTATCCCAAACGTGGGATTGGTCCAGGGACCATGCAAAAACTCCAAGAAGAGGCATTTACGCATAAACTCTCTCTCTATGAAATCTTTCATAAAATGATTGAGAGTCCTGATTATTTGCCCGAAGTAAAGGCTAAGGTCAGACAAGAAATTTACCAATTTGTCGAAATGGTAGATGCCTTCAAAAAAAAGTTTGCGATGTCGCAGAAATTGGCCCCTGTGCTTCGGGAGATGATCACCCAAATTGGGTTTGAACGGGAAATCTCCATGGAAGAGACCGAGGAAAAGGTGGTGAAAGCCCGGATCTACAACCTGAGTGAACTTGTGAACATGTTGTCCTTTTTTGAAGAGGAAGAGGGCAGAGAAGGAAAGGCCACCATCTTTGACTTCTTGCAAAGGCTCGTTCTCCTTATGGAAGACGAACCCAAAGAAGACGAGGAAGACCGTCGGGTGCAACTTCTCACGATGCACCAGTCTAAAGGACTCGAATACGATTTAGTATTTTTAGTGGGACTAGAAGAGGGAATTTTACCGAACTCACGTGTTATAGAAGAAGAAGGGGAAGTGGTCGATGAAGAACGACGCCTTCTCTACGTGGGTATGACTCGCCCAAGACGAAAATTGTACTTGACTTCGGCTCGTACAAGACGCAAATTTGGGGAGCAAATCGAGAGTGCCCCCTCTCGGTTTTTAAACGAGCTGTCTCAGGACGCTGTTCTTTTTTTCCCGATGGAAACGAAGGATAGAGACACAGAAACTAAGAATTTCTTAGAGGAATTAGACAAACTAAAGGTAGGCTAA
- a CDS encoding FecR domain-containing protein → MRKSIVHTILVLIIIFCQFPLLAEPEAALEPITITVQKGETLSLISERHLSDPKRWPELLKYNKIPNPDLIKPGLSLVVPVFLRKSVVGVTEFVMGQVEWNGTGGRGPWVPLKLGQELHPNDQIKTSGKGKTDIHINQVGMVRILNNSHFEVKGEMKKGGPVTVALFKGSLDAKVTKSNPPTTEHKFNIVSPSSTAGVRGTEFRVELDEKLSSTISCFEGVVDVNAQGKTVELTQGMATFVEKGKSPVQPYKIPEAPRIKEE, encoded by the coding sequence ATGAGAAAGTCCATCGTACACACTATCCTAGTACTTATCATAATCTTTTGCCAATTTCCACTTTTGGCGGAACCGGAAGCGGCATTGGAACCCATCACCATCACCGTCCAAAAGGGAGAAACGCTCTCTCTCATCTCCGAGCGCCATCTCTCTGATCCCAAACGTTGGCCAGAACTTCTCAAATACAATAAAATCCCAAACCCAGATTTGATCAAACCAGGCCTTTCCCTTGTCGTTCCCGTTTTCCTTCGCAAGTCCGTTGTGGGAGTCACTGAATTTGTGATGGGACAAGTGGAATGGAATGGAACCGGTGGCAGGGGCCCTTGGGTTCCTTTAAAACTCGGACAAGAACTCCACCCCAATGACCAAATCAAAACGAGTGGCAAAGGAAAAACAGACATCCACATCAACCAAGTCGGAATGGTTCGTATCCTAAACAATAGCCATTTCGAAGTGAAAGGGGAAATGAAAAAAGGAGGGCCTGTGACCGTTGCCCTTTTTAAAGGAAGTTTGGATGCAAAAGTCACAAAGAGTAACCCACCCACAACCGAACATAAATTCAATATCGTAAGCCCCTCTTCCACAGCGGGTGTTCGCGGAACCGAATTCCGTGTGGAACTCGATGAAAAATTAAGCTCCACAATTTCTTGTTTTGAAGGAGTTGTGGATGTGAATGCACAAGGGAAAACGGTAGAACTCACCCAAGGGATGGCTACCTTTGTGGAAAAAGGAAAGTCTCCCGTACAACCTTATAAAATTCCAGAAGCACCACGAATCAAAGAAGAATAG
- a CDS encoding FmdB family zinc ribbon protein, translated as MATYDYHCHTCGKDFEHVQSMKEDTLTECLCGEKGSVERRISASAGIIFKGSGFYVTDYKKESAPATPSKSEPSST; from the coding sequence ATGGCTACCTACGATTACCACTGTCACACATGCGGAAAAGACTTTGAACACGTGCAGTCCATGAAGGAAGATACTTTGACCGAATGCCTTTGTGGGGAAAAGGGATCTGTGGAAAGGCGAATCTCGGCAAGTGCCGGAATCATTTTCAAAGGATCTGGTTTTTACGTAACCGATTACAAAAAAGAAAGTGCCCCCGCTACGCCTTCTAAAAGCGAACCAAGCAGCACGTAA
- a CDS encoding LIC_12586 family protein, translating to MERFFSTHRFLQGKQNLEVLLNRIRENKRVLFSFLALGFVFFLFVLSYYGFEYYLRNYRIPLVKLRKVVSQTINKELGKAVDIGVFDFSLREGLIIEDLVVSNEEDFSFNDHMLKVKKVTFRLSSYFKDSPTVERIDFYSPHLVLNEDLNLRNRLIEYAQTSRIKDIRFHDAKLTVKKSDATLVDWKEGWDIDLVRKNKRIFLKYDNGWFWVPNTTRIKGEGEFSETNLEDYQFEFFWKNYPSEEAILLTNFLFGANVQSAVLSGEGKIVSNLNSGFVMDGEVEFENSFILLPFFEDYLLEGFRFREKFHFTKELEEREFLGNDFQIKSQVLSQMAKETLLSRKIEFQIGALEDIFEHVTDISGVVRFPLFGALQGKLELKETGEKNKWFSLIGEVTGSGIKLDSSLFQLENGKLSFQWKPNNEWDLKLDGEIFGKPSHLLGNGSADWSRSKKIDGSYYYPMASKTKLSFQSTELTANDWKPLYEDWKKDTMEEIRERQEKLIPEEYFYQTKLYKYFLESMNFDLGIQITHFYPYRGSKSLGESKGNLSVKEGRFSLNLGLGNSDSKLSMVSYFASKTPNFSLNLNLKEYPWSDPWMTVCGIDLKPTNVSMDFSFNSIGSDYYMLHKDARTSYSLKLFGINFKDGDLVSKGNFDLKPLKLPFNLEFTLNRYSDLDYLSDVVVSSETIDLKGYGNNKNGNYQMTLYGLIGETRGSLNISEEENKCVIK from the coding sequence TTGGAACGTTTCTTTTCGACTCATCGTTTCCTACAAGGGAAACAAAACTTAGAAGTGCTACTGAATAGAATCCGTGAAAACAAACGGGTTCTATTTTCATTTTTAGCACTTGGTTTCGTTTTTTTCCTCTTTGTCCTTTCCTACTATGGATTTGAGTATTACCTACGCAATTACCGCATCCCGCTCGTCAAACTACGCAAAGTGGTTTCCCAAACCATCAATAAGGAATTAGGTAAGGCAGTCGATATCGGTGTCTTTGATTTTTCACTTAGGGAAGGGTTAATCATAGAAGATTTGGTTGTGTCAAACGAAGAAGACTTTTCGTTTAACGACCATATGTTGAAGGTAAAAAAAGTAACCTTTCGACTTTCTAGTTATTTCAAAGACTCACCCACGGTGGAAAGGATTGATTTTTATAGTCCTCATTTGGTTTTGAATGAAGACTTAAATTTGCGAAATCGTTTGATCGAATACGCGCAAACAAGCCGGATCAAAGACATTCGATTCCATGATGCAAAACTTACGGTTAAAAAATCCGATGCAACGCTTGTGGACTGGAAAGAAGGATGGGACATTGATTTGGTTCGGAAAAACAAACGAATCTTTTTAAAATATGATAATGGATGGTTTTGGGTCCCGAACACAACTCGGATCAAAGGTGAAGGGGAGTTTTCCGAAACCAATTTAGAAGATTACCAATTTGAATTCTTTTGGAAAAATTATCCTTCGGAAGAAGCCATCCTTCTCACAAATTTTCTATTCGGAGCCAATGTCCAATCAGCAGTTTTATCAGGAGAAGGAAAAATCGTTTCGAATTTGAATTCAGGTTTTGTGATGGATGGAGAAGTTGAGTTTGAAAATTCGTTTATCTTATTACCTTTTTTTGAGGATTATTTACTCGAAGGATTTCGATTCAGAGAGAAGTTCCATTTTACAAAAGAATTAGAAGAACGTGAGTTCCTCGGAAATGATTTCCAAATCAAGTCGCAAGTCCTTTCGCAAATGGCAAAAGAGACATTGCTATCACGTAAGATTGAATTTCAAATTGGTGCATTAGAAGATATCTTTGAACATGTTACAGACATTTCTGGTGTAGTTCGTTTTCCTTTGTTTGGTGCGCTTCAAGGGAAATTAGAGTTAAAAGAAACAGGCGAAAAAAACAAATGGTTTTCTCTGATTGGTGAAGTGACAGGCAGTGGAATCAAATTGGATTCTTCTTTATTCCAATTGGAAAACGGAAAACTATCCTTCCAATGGAAACCAAACAATGAATGGGATTTGAAATTAGATGGAGAAATTTTTGGCAAACCATCTCACCTTTTGGGAAATGGTTCTGCTGATTGGAGCCGGTCGAAAAAAATAGATGGTTCCTATTATTACCCCATGGCTTCCAAAACAAAACTCAGCTTTCAATCCACAGAACTCACCGCCAATGATTGGAAACCCTTGTATGAAGATTGGAAAAAAGACACAATGGAAGAAATCAGGGAAAGGCAAGAAAAACTGATCCCTGAGGAATACTTTTACCAAACCAAACTCTATAAATACTTCCTAGAATCGATGAATTTTGACTTAGGCATTCAAATCACTCATTTTTATCCTTACAGAGGTTCCAAATCCCTTGGGGAATCCAAAGGGAATCTGAGTGTGAAAGAGGGAAGGTTTAGTCTGAACCTAGGATTAGGCAATTCGGATTCTAAATTGTCGATGGTCTCTTATTTTGCGAGTAAAACTCCGAACTTCAGTTTGAACCTGAATTTGAAAGAATACCCATGGTCAGACCCATGGATGACAGTTTGTGGGATCGATCTAAAACCTACGAATGTGAGTATGGATTTTAGTTTTAATAGCATCGGAAGTGATTATTATATGTTGCATAAAGATGCGAGGACGTCTTATTCTTTGAAATTATTTGGTATCAATTTCAAAGATGGAGATTTGGTTTCCAAAGGAAATTTTGATCTAAAACCTTTAAAACTACCATTCAATCTGGAGTTCACTTTGAATCGATATTCGGATTTGGACTACCTATCGGACGTGGTGGTCAGTAGTGAAACCATTGATTTAAAAGGGTATGGGAATAATAAAAATGGAAACTACCAAATGACTCTGTATGGATTGATTGGAGAGACAAGAGGGAGTTTGAACATTTCAGAAGAGGAGAACAAATGCGTCATCAAATGA
- a CDS encoding NUDIX hydrolase encodes MKERKNWKDHFPTPIYTLASFDIKLPRSEKEKTYYVLKSKNWVNVVPITKSGDILLIKQYRHGIGEESLEIPGGIVDEDGPDAELDSVIRELREETGYATDLSKIQLLSKFSGNPAMFTNWSYSYVARDVEPIHEVEFDEGEDIEIVLKSPKEVKQLLLDGTIHHPHMAAALGIYFLNEG; translated from the coding sequence TTGAAAGAACGAAAAAACTGGAAAGATCATTTCCCCACTCCGATTTATACTTTGGCTTCCTTTGATATCAAACTCCCACGTTCCGAAAAGGAAAAAACCTATTATGTGTTAAAATCAAAAAATTGGGTCAATGTCGTGCCCATCACAAAATCCGGAGACATTCTACTCATCAAACAATACAGGCATGGGATTGGAGAAGAGAGTTTGGAAATCCCTGGTGGCATCGTGGATGAAGATGGCCCCGATGCAGAATTGGATTCGGTCATTCGAGAGTTACGAGAAGAAACAGGTTATGCCACGGATCTTTCAAAGATTCAATTGTTATCGAAGTTTTCAGGAAACCCGGCTATGTTTACAAACTGGTCTTATTCCTATGTAGCAAGAGACGTAGAACCCATTCATGAAGTGGAATTTGATGAAGGGGAAGACATTGAAATTGTTTTAAAATCGCCCAAAGAAGTGAAACAACTGTTACTTGACGGGACCATCCACCACCCCCATATGGCGGCAGCACTTGGGATCTATTTTTTAAATGAGGGTTAG
- a CDS encoding LBF_2017 N-terminal domain-containing protein, which translates to MKQKLTLVTSILILLFSSLESKPKRELRILIDADAEAKFELELWQEKPNENEASIAPKPPEVIQFKGNRITVTPKDDFEYFRVRRLGEYGAKGFWTQVFSTNVDPGSPLSVPREFVTKKTAEPKPIPKKIVSVVSNDSFLIVKEKEEGTRFLTKDHITVAPIDDASGVAEVRYRINDGQWNSTKSLASIPFTEEGEYKLLYFSIDMAGNKEPVQIVDFIRDTKPPESTVEWIGTLTKGKGNVNFLSPSSKIRLVAKDNRSGLKDILYSTTCQSGTQSEFKSFTSDLSIVDLKTECKGSFQIFYYAVDQVGNQEPVKTLNFQMGSESN; encoded by the coding sequence ATGAAACAAAAGCTAACTCTCGTTACAAGTATACTCATTTTATTATTCAGTTCCCTTGAATCCAAACCAAAAAGGGAACTGAGAATTTTAATCGATGCAGACGCAGAAGCAAAATTCGAACTAGAACTTTGGCAAGAAAAACCAAACGAAAACGAAGCATCCATTGCTCCAAAACCTCCAGAAGTGATTCAATTCAAAGGCAATCGGATCACTGTGACACCCAAAGACGATTTTGAATACTTTCGTGTGCGAAGGTTAGGTGAGTACGGCGCAAAAGGATTTTGGACCCAAGTTTTCTCAACCAATGTAGATCCAGGATCTCCTTTATCGGTTCCAAGAGAGTTTGTAACAAAAAAAACTGCTGAACCCAAACCAATTCCCAAAAAAATTGTATCTGTTGTCTCTAACGATAGTTTTCTGATTGTAAAAGAAAAAGAGGAAGGCACTCGTTTTCTAACGAAAGACCATATCACAGTGGCACCCATTGATGATGCTTCGGGAGTTGCGGAAGTGCGTTACCGGATCAATGACGGACAATGGAATTCGACAAAGTCCCTAGCCTCGATCCCCTTTACGGAAGAAGGAGAGTATAAACTATTATACTTTTCTATCGATATGGCAGGAAACAAAGAACCGGTTCAAATTGTAGATTTTATCCGTGATACAAAACCTCCTGAATCTACAGTAGAATGGATTGGAACTCTCACAAAAGGAAAAGGGAATGTCAATTTTTTATCCCCTTCATCCAAAATCAGATTGGTGGCAAAAGACAATCGCAGTGGTCTCAAAGACATTTTGTATTCGACCACTTGCCAATCAGGAACTCAGTCTGAGTTTAAATCATTCACTTCTGATTTGTCCATCGTGGATTTAAAAACAGAATGTAAAGGTTCATTTCAAATCTTTTATTATGCCGTGGACCAGGTTGGAAATCAAGAACCAGTCAAAACATTAAACTTCCAAATGGGAAGTGAATCAAATTAA
- a CDS encoding tetratricopeptide repeat protein — MKSILPLTLLLLVVAFENCASNKETIRTGVSKINTGSHLAQIEAIDADLKSPALSDESRDKLIIKKGKLLLDLGRYEETIVTLNQVNQAKANPVQLSEWNLAMGKAYIGKNEYSKAIQFLNQSEKLDKNTNLMERKKLVVQSLVAEREYYPALATLTKTYTKGNQKKDEFYYETAAKTYLKMGFEYKNTGFYQKGLQVANLGLEEFPNNETLKSIQKECLEVLQPEGKL, encoded by the coding sequence ATGAAATCGATTCTCCCACTCACCCTCCTATTGTTGGTAGTGGCATTTGAAAATTGCGCATCAAACAAGGAAACCATCCGCACAGGAGTTTCCAAAATCAATACAGGGTCCCATTTGGCCCAAATCGAAGCTATCGATGCTGATCTCAAATCCCCTGCATTATCTGACGAATCCCGCGATAAACTCATCATCAAAAAGGGAAAATTATTATTGGATTTAGGTCGTTATGAAGAAACGATCGTGACTCTGAACCAAGTCAACCAAGCAAAGGCAAATCCTGTCCAATTGTCTGAGTGGAATTTGGCAATGGGAAAGGCCTATATTGGCAAAAATGAATACAGCAAAGCGATTCAGTTTTTAAACCAATCGGAAAAACTCGATAAAAATACGAATCTGATGGAACGGAAAAAACTCGTTGTCCAATCACTCGTTGCGGAAAGAGAATACTACCCAGCACTGGCAACCCTTACGAAAACATACACGAAAGGAAACCAGAAAAAGGATGAGTTCTATTATGAGACGGCGGCAAAAACCTATCTCAAAATGGGATTTGAATACAAAAACACTGGTTTTTACCAAAAAGGCTTACAAGTCGCAAACCTAGGACTGGAAGAATTTCCGAACAACGAAACTCTAAAGTCCATCCAAAAGGAATGCTTAGAAGTATTACAGCCGGAGGGCAAACTCTAA
- a CDS encoding glutathione S-transferase family protein produces MKLYGSITSPYVRRIRFLCLELGIPFQMVDTMTENGQKELREKNPLWKVPYLETEDVKIWDSHTITDYLFATNGSGNFRPKLGEHFYREANLMTAIDQALDNAILLFYLNKEGIKPDAAPYLTKNALRISSILDYIKRELSGNFFFSDGKVGLSEIALYSTLDWIRFRSVLPILEEEIFVNFLNFHGPNKSWMETAPK; encoded by the coding sequence ATGAAATTATACGGTAGCATCACTTCGCCCTATGTCAGACGGATTCGTTTCTTATGTTTGGAACTGGGAATTCCCTTCCAAATGGTGGATACCATGACAGAGAATGGTCAAAAGGAATTAAGGGAAAAAAATCCACTTTGGAAAGTGCCTTATTTGGAAACCGAGGATGTGAAGATTTGGGATAGCCATACCATCACTGATTATCTGTTTGCTACTAACGGGAGTGGGAACTTTCGCCCGAAACTGGGTGAACATTTTTACCGCGAGGCAAATCTTATGACGGCGATTGACCAAGCCCTAGACAACGCCATCCTTCTCTTTTATTTAAACAAAGAAGGAATCAAACCCGATGCCGCACCTTACTTAACTAAAAATGCTCTTCGGATCAGTTCCATTTTGGATTACATCAAACGTGAGTTAAGTGGGAATTTTTTCTTTTCTGATGGAAAGGTCGGACTTTCTGAAATCGCTCTTTATTCCACACTGGATTGGATCCGTTTCCGATCGGTATTACCCATCCTTGAAGAAGAAATCTTTGTGAACTTTTTAAATTTCCATGGCCCAAACAAATCATGGATGGAAACCGCTCCTAAGTAG